One window of Candidatus Nitrospira kreftii genomic DNA carries:
- a CDS encoding hypothetical protein (conserved exported protein of unknown function), producing the protein MTLRTLLQLVFSLGVCGSFGNVWAYDASPYAPGSTDPCTQVYFSAFTPTPFSAEKNNVEVAPRSEFSFLASKTTNWPTITVKIKEEKVPVTVTTITNGYLVKGKLPESAKGRYIRVEVFAKGPSDCDKADGWLLKVGN; encoded by the coding sequence GTGACTTTGCGAACTCTTCTCCAGCTTGTGTTTTCACTCGGTGTCTGCGGTTCGTTCGGCAATGTGTGGGCATACGACGCGAGTCCTTATGCCCCCGGTAGCACGGACCCCTGTACTCAGGTGTATTTTTCCGCGTTCACGCCCACCCCATTCTCAGCAGAGAAGAATAATGTGGAAGTGGCGCCAAGATCGGAATTTTCATTTCTTGCCTCCAAAACCACGAACTGGCCAACCATCACCGTAAAGATTAAGGAAGAAAAAGTTCCCGTCACTGTGACCACCATCACGAACGGGTACCTGGTCAAGGGGAAGCTGCCCGAGAGCGCGAAAGGCCGGTACATCCGGGTCGAGGTCTTCGCCAAAGGCCCCAGTGACTGCGACAAAGCCGATGGCTGGCTGCTGAAGGTGGGAAACTGA
- a CDS encoding hypothetical protein (conserved protein of unknown function): MRERVPPFTGSQATLLAHFLSSPKRPKDTLSYPQLAGFLFSLGNGPELIPPSEWIPLVFNDQEALYETKDEAEQVLQAMMALYNDCIRERTGGSVALPPGCEIRPWPMDNLSADAPLSQWAQGFGMGYDYLAEVWDEYTPDELDEDFGALLMTLSFFTSMKLAEVYHQETKGKRSLERFAQTVIEIFPDAMREYAHLGRAIYQVRLEAGDLNLGPSSHTKIGRNDPCPCGSGKKFKKCCGLSGVTDSSPMFH; this comes from the coding sequence ATGAGGGAGAGGGTTCCACCATTTACAGGTTCACAGGCGACGCTCTTGGCGCACTTCTTGTCGTCGCCGAAACGTCCTAAAGACACCTTGAGCTATCCTCAATTGGCCGGGTTCTTGTTCAGTCTGGGGAACGGGCCTGAGTTGATCCCGCCGTCGGAATGGATTCCTCTTGTCTTCAATGATCAAGAGGCTCTGTACGAGACCAAGGACGAAGCGGAACAGGTGCTCCAAGCTATGATGGCGCTCTACAACGATTGCATCCGTGAACGAACCGGAGGAAGTGTGGCTCTCCCACCGGGGTGCGAGATCAGACCCTGGCCGATGGATAACCTGAGTGCCGACGCGCCGCTGAGTCAGTGGGCGCAAGGATTTGGGATGGGTTATGACTATCTTGCAGAGGTGTGGGACGAGTACACGCCTGATGAACTCGATGAGGACTTCGGAGCTTTGCTGATGACGCTCAGCTTCTTTACGTCGATGAAACTTGCTGAGGTATACCATCAGGAAACAAAGGGGAAGAGGAGTCTGGAGCGGTTTGCCCAAACGGTGATTGAAATCTTCCCCGATGCGATGCGCGAGTATGCCCATCTAGGACGTGCAATCTATCAAGTGCGGCTCGAAGCGGGTGATCTCAATCTGGGGCCTTCGAGCCACACAAAAATCGGACGCAATGATCCCTGTCCTTGTGGTAGTGGGAAGAAATTCAAGAAGTGCTGTGGCCTGTCAGGAGTAACTGATTCGAGTCCGATGTTCCACTGA
- a CDS encoding hypothetical protein (conserved protein of unknown function), with product MLTQVPRDNVSTRPRSRQQFIRRVCLTMALLVTIAMVAQVVHAADGGQTKFKRISTQYIAALGEPGATSGSGAQWWGLWPLDPGPRGVKLNRYQSLKDTGGVAPSRWQFDETNWWLEEHGLIMEQPTIPLPPGKYVVTGARKMTSVLTIHPADSHGDRRWELDQGATLYDVTHLACRSARYTPARAGGSCSPASAKQTAFPVTPGGTMPPVEGCTKQDYAVLIVIGIGAGN from the coding sequence ATGCTCACCCAGGTACCGCGAGATAACGTGTCAACGCGCCCGAGGAGCAGGCAGCAATTCATCCGTCGCGTCTGCCTGACGATGGCATTGCTGGTGACGATCGCCATGGTGGCTCAGGTGGTGCACGCGGCAGACGGAGGCCAGACAAAGTTTAAGCGTATTTCGACACAGTATATCGCCGCATTGGGTGAGCCAGGTGCGACCTCCGGGAGCGGCGCACAATGGTGGGGTTTATGGCCGCTGGACCCAGGTCCTCGAGGCGTGAAGCTCAACCGCTATCAATCGTTGAAAGATACCGGTGGCGTCGCCCCGTCGCGCTGGCAATTCGACGAGACGAACTGGTGGCTGGAGGAACACGGCTTGATTATGGAGCAACCGACCATTCCCCTCCCTCCCGGCAAATATGTGGTCACGGGCGCCCGCAAGATGACGTCTGTGCTGACGATTCATCCCGCCGACAGCCATGGCGACCGGCGCTGGGAGCTCGATCAAGGCGCGACGCTCTATGACGTGACGCACCTGGCTTGCCGTTCCGCACGCTATACACCAGCGAGGGCTGGTGGTTCATGCTCGCCGGCCAGCGCAAAGCAGACAGCATTTCCCGTTACCCCAGGAGGCACGATGCCTCCCGTCGAGGGCTGCACGAAGCAAGATTATGCCGTACTCATCGTGATCGGTATAGGCGCGGGAAACTGA
- a CDS encoding hypothetical protein (conserved protein of unknown function), producing the protein MDCPKCKGMMMLERFSDFFLVFYAWKCINCGAIIDRTISSNRRKSLAARESQTVAAQ; encoded by the coding sequence ATGGACTGTCCGAAGTGTAAAGGGATGATGATGTTAGAGCGGTTCTCGGATTTCTTTCTCGTGTTCTATGCCTGGAAATGCATCAACTGCGGGGCGATCATCGACCGCACTATTTCCAGCAATCGCCGAAAGAGCCTGGCAGCCCGCGAGTCCCAGACCGTTGCTGCGCAGTAA
- a CDS encoding hypothetical protein (conserved protein of unknown function) → MSEPNDTTIALNVRLKPSESSAHPRATNYTNVGVAQGMAYLDFGFIEPALLAAVAKTAKDGQAAPKGLDGHLVTRVAMDLGSLARLHQQIQHVLVGLRDSQKAKGAK, encoded by the coding sequence ATGAGCGAGCCTAACGACACCACCATAGCTCTCAATGTTCGCTTGAAACCGAGCGAGTCGTCAGCCCATCCACGCGCGACGAATTATACGAACGTCGGTGTGGCCCAGGGGATGGCGTATCTCGACTTCGGCTTCATTGAGCCGGCGTTGCTGGCTGCTGTCGCGAAGACGGCCAAGGACGGTCAGGCGGCGCCGAAGGGATTGGACGGTCACCTGGTTACCCGCGTGGCCATGGACCTCGGCTCCCTGGCGCGACTGCACCAGCAGATACAGCACGTCTTAGTAGGCTTGCGTGACTCTCAGAAGGCGAAGGGGGCGAAATGA
- a CDS encoding hypothetical protein (conserved protein of unknown function), with protein sequence MLENKGVLVKAGYRLLLVDKDGVLVSEFQLTENALGQPEAFVAALRESIESVEEEL encoded by the coding sequence ATGCTTGAGAACAAAGGAGTTCTTGTGAAAGCTGGCTATCGTTTGTTGTTGGTCGACAAAGACGGGGTGCTGGTCAGTGAATTCCAACTGACCGAGAATGCCCTGGGTCAGCCAGAGGCGTTTGTCGCAGCGCTTCGGGAGTCGATCGAATCTGTAGAAGAAGAACTCTGA
- a CDS encoding hypothetical protein (conserved protein of unknown function): MALFMILIVFSAPFAGLYVAGLFGVAIGVLVSAAAYVLLPFLWRWIVD; the protein is encoded by the coding sequence ATGGCCCTCTTCATGATCCTGATCGTGTTTTCGGCGCCCTTTGCCGGACTCTACGTGGCCGGCCTGTTTGGTGTGGCCATTGGGGTATTGGTTTCAGCCGCTGCCTATGTCCTCCTGCCATTCCTCTGGAGGTGGATTGTCGATTGA
- a CDS encoding hypothetical protein (conserved protein of unknown function), with product MARKYFRSSIQELELLFRDQNDSIDILQALQEELTHRTTDRAARLRNQVIERLTALRKESSPQKETSHEPPPERPHQSQPMPRMHEEKLASRPPKPPDRPSPATESLRAKPPTEQQRPFPPVSDRPEDILSAWTALEVLSPPNYTRLEDLASGDRRRVALLNESALPWERGEKSRPNQRLYYQVVLGSIKMEPAVERLVERYADTSPEKKNPTGKAVLAIVMVNRQGQLVESPAIDISSFGWGVMCALKGELADLASWPNVEPKLVEKIEKQLLGMAAGNENEDELRKRPITRTALMAAYNALVQELELPSEWVEPPEFAIRSYTYFKDLNPPEPLLLNSFFLKDLILARELCLEGKATPNLWRYLGMDRPQPGLDLLCDTTALATAVSPRFTPLARWPGPGRHPLVLLQQAAVNSVFRETKSGGLLGINGPPGTGKTTLLRDLVAGIVAKRAEAMAKFDDPEEAFEHSGQRLKAGDGWIHLYRLNRSLCGYEMLVASSNNKAVENVSAEIPGLSAIADDAPELRYFKTLSDALHRSETWGAIAAVLGNALNRSRFKQAFWWDENSGLNNYLRAAAGSVWAVEMTDQDTGLVARRVPHIVEAEQPPSSREEALRRWKGARKRFLSALDKIQKWETRLEGLRTDVDQLPIWAQAEADAEARRDAATEKATRVDSILAIARQAEAEASRELQHANRELRAHDLTKPGFWARLFKTRTAREWLDTLDALRSKYRLLETQHTRTSTDCHRVEDELQRAVRERENIEKAWQAACAQHLQVKERLAEAQQKYGVVLVDTAFFELSHDKRHQITPWFSPDAQRLRDEVFITAMAVHRSFIDAAAKPLRHNLGALMNAFTTQMLPGAEKQALLPDLWASLFLVVPLVSTTFASVNRMLGKLPLESLGWLLVDEAGQALPQAAVGAILRSRRAIIVGDPVQIEPVVVLPDTLTNAICRRFGVDPEKYAAPMASVQTLGDAASTYRSEFQTKMGSRSVGVPLLVHRRCSEPMFGISNAVAYSGMMVSAKSPKPSPIRDVLGPSRWIHIEGSGEDKWCREEGDEVLRLLRQIAAVHVLPELYLITPFVIVADRLRQIVRDSGVLNGWVEEDPWRWTNERIGTVHTVQGREAEAVILALGAPYPAQTGARGWAGGRPNLLNVAVTRAKEVIYVIGNRELWREAGVFQELDKRLPQV from the coding sequence ATGGCGCGAAAATATTTTCGGTCTTCCATACAAGAATTAGAGCTGTTGTTCAGGGATCAGAACGATAGCATCGACATTCTGCAGGCATTACAGGAGGAACTGACTCATAGGACAACGGATCGTGCAGCGAGGTTACGTAATCAGGTAATTGAGCGACTTACGGCATTGAGGAAAGAGTCGTCGCCGCAGAAGGAAACTTCGCATGAGCCTCCACCTGAACGGCCACACCAAAGCCAGCCGATGCCTCGCATGCATGAAGAGAAGTTAGCGTCTCGTCCTCCTAAACCACCCGATAGACCTTCGCCTGCAACCGAATCTTTACGAGCAAAGCCGCCAACGGAACAACAACGACCCTTTCCACCTGTCAGTGATCGTCCAGAGGATATTCTTTCGGCGTGGACGGCATTGGAAGTTCTTTCTCCGCCAAACTATACCCGGCTTGAGGATTTGGCCAGTGGAGACCGGCGACGCGTCGCACTGCTGAACGAATCTGCGCTTCCGTGGGAACGTGGTGAGAAGTCACGACCGAACCAGCGTCTTTATTATCAGGTTGTTCTTGGCTCAATAAAAATGGAACCGGCGGTAGAGAGGCTCGTTGAGCGATACGCCGACACGTCTCCGGAGAAGAAAAACCCCACGGGCAAGGCCGTGCTTGCCATCGTCATGGTGAACCGTCAAGGACAACTTGTGGAATCACCGGCTATCGATATTTCGAGTTTCGGCTGGGGTGTCATGTGTGCGTTGAAGGGCGAGCTGGCCGATCTGGCATCGTGGCCGAATGTTGAACCAAAGTTGGTCGAGAAAATCGAGAAGCAGCTTCTCGGGATGGCAGCAGGAAATGAAAACGAGGATGAACTGAGAAAGCGTCCGATCACGCGAACGGCACTGATGGCCGCCTATAATGCGCTTGTCCAGGAACTTGAATTACCGAGCGAATGGGTCGAGCCGCCAGAGTTCGCCATTCGCTCGTATACATATTTCAAGGACCTGAACCCACCAGAACCACTGCTCCTGAACAGTTTTTTCCTCAAAGATCTTATACTTGCTCGAGAACTTTGCTTGGAGGGTAAGGCAACGCCGAATCTCTGGCGTTATCTAGGCATGGATCGTCCGCAACCCGGTCTGGACTTATTGTGTGACACCACTGCCTTGGCAACGGCTGTGAGCCCTAGGTTCACACCGTTGGCGCGCTGGCCTGGGCCAGGGCGTCATCCTCTCGTCTTACTTCAGCAAGCTGCAGTCAACTCAGTGTTCCGAGAGACAAAGTCTGGTGGATTGCTCGGCATCAATGGCCCACCCGGAACCGGAAAGACGACGCTGCTTCGAGATCTGGTTGCTGGGATAGTTGCGAAACGAGCTGAGGCGATGGCGAAGTTCGATGATCCTGAGGAGGCATTTGAGCATTCCGGGCAACGGCTCAAAGCCGGCGATGGCTGGATTCACCTTTACCGGTTAAACCGATCTCTGTGTGGATACGAGATGCTGGTCGCATCATCAAACAACAAAGCTGTCGAGAACGTAAGTGCAGAAATCCCAGGGCTTAGCGCTATTGCTGACGATGCGCCGGAATTGCGTTACTTTAAAACGTTGTCAGATGCGCTCCATCGGTCTGAAACATGGGGGGCCATCGCTGCGGTGCTAGGTAACGCTCTGAATCGAAGCCGATTTAAGCAAGCCTTCTGGTGGGACGAGAATAGCGGACTGAACAACTACCTACGAGCCGCCGCAGGTTCGGTCTGGGCAGTGGAGATGACTGACCAAGACACAGGTCTCGTTGCTCGACGAGTACCACATATTGTCGAGGCGGAACAGCCGCCATCTAGCCGTGAAGAAGCACTTAGACGATGGAAGGGTGCGCGAAAGCGATTCCTGAGTGCTCTGGACAAGATCCAGAAGTGGGAGACACGCTTGGAAGGCCTACGCACGGATGTAGACCAACTGCCAATCTGGGCACAGGCAGAGGCCGACGCTGAGGCTAGGCGTGACGCTGCCACAGAAAAGGCGACACGAGTAGATTCAATATTAGCAATTGCTCGGCAGGCAGAAGCCGAAGCATCGCGTGAGCTTCAACATGCTAATCGAGAGCTTCGAGCACATGACCTGACAAAACCAGGATTCTGGGCGCGCTTGTTCAAAACGCGCACTGCGCGTGAATGGTTGGACACGCTAGACGCTCTCCGTTCCAAGTATCGACTATTAGAGACACAGCACACCAGAACTTCGACAGACTGCCATCGCGTTGAGGATGAGCTTCAGCGGGCCGTACGGGAACGGGAGAATATCGAGAAAGCGTGGCAAGCTGCCTGTGCACAGCATCTGCAGGTGAAGGAACGACTCGCTGAGGCACAGCAGAAGTACGGAGTTGTCCTCGTGGATACGGCATTTTTTGAATTGAGTCATGACAAGCGGCATCAAATTACGCCATGGTTTTCTCCTGATGCCCAACGTCTTCGCGACGAGGTTTTTATTACCGCTATGGCGGTACACCGGTCCTTCATCGATGCCGCCGCCAAGCCATTGCGTCATAACCTCGGTGCACTTATGAACGCGTTCACTACGCAGATGTTACCGGGCGCCGAGAAGCAAGCGTTACTGCCGGACCTATGGGCGTCACTGTTCCTCGTTGTGCCGTTAGTTTCGACGACCTTTGCGTCCGTCAACCGAATGCTCGGCAAGCTACCTCTCGAAAGCCTTGGCTGGCTCCTTGTGGACGAGGCGGGTCAGGCATTGCCACAAGCTGCTGTGGGCGCGATCTTGCGAAGCCGTCGCGCTATTATTGTTGGTGACCCGGTGCAGATTGAGCCAGTGGTCGTGCTGCCCGACACGTTGACGAACGCCATCTGCCGTCGTTTTGGCGTGGACCCAGAGAAGTACGCTGCTCCAATGGCTTCCGTGCAGACCCTCGGCGACGCTGCTTCAACCTACCGGAGTGAGTTCCAAACGAAAATGGGCAGTCGGAGTGTGGGCGTCCCGTTGCTAGTGCATCGGCGATGTTCAGAACCAATGTTTGGGATCTCCAATGCAGTAGCCTATTCTGGCATGATGGTGTCCGCGAAATCTCCCAAACCATCTCCCATCAGAGATGTGCTTGGCCCTTCCAGATGGATTCACATCGAAGGCAGTGGTGAGGACAAATGGTGCCGAGAAGAGGGTGATGAGGTGCTACGCCTGTTGCGACAAATTGCCGCAGTTCACGTGTTGCCCGAGCTCTATCTCATCACGCCTTTTGTCATTGTTGCAGACCGGTTGCGCCAAATAGTACGCGATAGCGGAGTGCTCAACGGTTGGGTTGAAGAGGACCCTTGGCGCTGGACCAACGAGCGAATCGGTACAGTACATACGGTGCAGGGTCGCGAAGCTGAGGCGGTAATTCTTGCTTTAGGTGCTCCCTATCCAGCTCAAACCGGGGCCCGCGGCTGGGCTGGCGGACGGCCTAACTTGCTAAATGTGGCTGTTACTCGCGCAAAGGAAGTCATCTATGTCATTGGTAACCGAGAGCTATGGCGTGAAGCGGGTGTATTCCAAGAACTTGATAAACGTCTGCCGCAGGTATGA
- a CDS encoding hypothetical protein (conserved protein of unknown function), whose translation MLRRHEFRCDSHLLNGYRTGCMVKIMSPVLAIGWSLRIGVVVSVSLWVSLSHAGSKIDGHSPIGPVITGMTAIPALAGGRDAELTQTPSASLPVENMLVLRTLPSVSKQISVGGTTLLPFIGAGFGGGYLTELDRSLNAVSSGLSSSFNAPNAGLKSLVGQQLIPNEVQLGIRVPF comes from the coding sequence ATGCTGAGGAGGCATGAATTCCGGTGCGACAGTCACCTCTTGAATGGGTACCGAACTGGTTGTATGGTGAAGATTATGTCACCGGTTTTGGCCATAGGGTGGTCACTGCGGATCGGTGTGGTGGTGAGTGTGAGTCTGTGGGTTTCACTCTCTCATGCAGGCTCAAAGATCGACGGACATTCTCCGATCGGACCAGTCATCACCGGCATGACCGCAATTCCGGCTCTAGCAGGAGGAAGGGATGCGGAACTAACGCAGACGCCGTCCGCATCGCTGCCCGTCGAAAACATGCTCGTCCTGAGAACCCTTCCGAGTGTATCGAAGCAGATTTCTGTAGGAGGGACGACGCTTCTACCATTTATAGGGGCAGGGTTTGGAGGTGGTTATCTGACAGAGCTTGATCGTTCGCTCAACGCCGTGTCCTCTGGTTTATCCTCTTCCTTCAATGCCCCCAATGCCGGGCTGAAGAGCTTGGTTGGACAACAACTCATCCCGAACGAGGTCCAGTTGGGTATCCGGGTTCCCTTCTAG
- a CDS encoding hypothetical protein (conserved membrane protein of unknown function) has product MSKSSKFIAICIVASLIGLPTVSFAKARGGGGFSSGARGESSPMGMGSRGSRTHQDNGAKPIEQSTTAKPSTTTPPNTTANSPMGQPAPATSPSWFQRNPLLAGIAGGLAGTWIGHMLFSATESNAKTTDSEEPAASSNSFGLIFLLMLVGAGALYFFKRSRRTAAPVFTGLSGTTAARGSLLDISSSGSADRPTTDHAYTVTTDDKAVFQQLLIDIQSAWSAQDVAALQRCVTPEMLSYFSTALAEDHSRGVQNRVEGVELLKGDVREAWSEDNRDYATVDLRWNARDYTVSTTIPRGEPGHLIEGSEDTSTESCEVWTFMRVRDGRWLLSAIQEQ; this is encoded by the coding sequence ATGAGTAAAAGTTCGAAGTTCATCGCGATCTGCATCGTCGCCTCCCTTATCGGCTTACCCACCGTCTCGTTCGCAAAAGCGCGCGGGGGAGGAGGTTTTTCGAGTGGGGCTCGTGGTGAGAGTTCACCCATGGGCATGGGCAGCCGTGGATCCCGTACTCATCAAGATAACGGCGCCAAGCCCATTGAACAATCCACCACCGCCAAGCCATCCACGACCACGCCACCAAATACCACGGCCAACAGTCCGATGGGCCAGCCCGCTCCAGCCACATCCCCTTCGTGGTTTCAACGCAACCCGTTGCTCGCCGGAATCGCCGGCGGATTGGCTGGAACCTGGATCGGCCACATGCTGTTCAGCGCGACCGAAAGCAACGCCAAGACGACGGACAGCGAAGAACCGGCTGCGTCATCCAACTCATTCGGGCTGATCTTCCTGCTGATGTTGGTCGGGGCCGGTGCGCTCTATTTTTTCAAGAGAAGTCGACGAACCGCCGCCCCGGTGTTCACCGGGCTTTCGGGTACCACGGCCGCAAGGGGGAGTCTCCTTGATATCTCGTCCTCCGGCAGCGCCGACAGACCAACCACTGATCATGCCTACACCGTCACCACTGATGATAAGGCTGTCTTTCAGCAGCTACTGATCGACATTCAATCTGCCTGGAGCGCGCAAGATGTGGCCGCATTGCAACGCTGTGTCACGCCAGAAATGCTCAGCTATTTCAGCACCGCCCTGGCCGAAGACCACAGTCGCGGTGTTCAGAATCGTGTGGAAGGAGTGGAGCTGCTCAAGGGAGATGTGCGCGAAGCCTGGTCCGAGGACAATAGGGACTATGCAACCGTGGACCTACGCTGGAACGCCCGCGATTATACCGTCTCCACGACGATCCCACGCGGAGAGCCGGGTCACCTGATCGAGGGGAGTGAAGATACATCGACCGAATCGTGCGAAGTCTGGACCTTTATGCGCGTGCGGGATGGACGATGGCTGCTCTCAGCCATTCAAGAACAATAA
- a CDS encoding FABP family protein, producing MDSDLTKQLGPLAALAGVWEGDKGADVAPSDDRGTELNKFRERITFEPIGQVRNHEQVLYGLRYATVARPIGETNPFHEEVGYWLWDPAERQVLRCFIVPRGVALIAGGTAEPTDTIFSLVAEAGSTTYGICSNRFLEKEFKTVRYELTVTILGKNRFHYREDTQLHMPSRSDLFHHSDENTLMRVM from the coding sequence ATGGATTCGGATCTAACGAAGCAGCTTGGGCCGTTGGCTGCGTTGGCTGGTGTGTGGGAGGGGGACAAGGGTGCGGATGTGGCGCCGTCGGATGATCGAGGCACGGAGCTGAACAAATTTCGAGAGCGGATCACGTTTGAGCCGATTGGACAAGTGCGTAATCACGAGCAGGTATTGTACGGCTTGCGGTATGCGACGGTGGCGCGACCGATTGGGGAGACCAATCCGTTCCATGAAGAGGTCGGCTACTGGCTATGGGACCCGGCCGAGCGGCAGGTACTCCGCTGCTTCATTGTGCCGCGTGGTGTGGCGCTGATTGCCGGCGGCACGGCGGAGCCGACGGACACAATCTTTTCGCTCGTCGCAGAGGCGGGATCGACAACCTATGGAATTTGCTCGAATCGGTTCCTTGAGAAGGAGTTCAAGACGGTGCGTTACGAATTGACGGTGACGATTCTCGGCAAGAATCGGTTTCACTACCGGGAGGATACACAACTTCACATGCCGAGCCGATCGGATCTGTTTCACCATTCGGATGAGAATACGCTCATGCGGGTGATGTGA
- a CDS encoding hypothetical protein (conserved protein of unknown function), which yields MPIPRTVKTRLDREHVHYDVLPHPQAFRAAVVAQTLHVPEQQMAKVVIVKVKTQFVTTVLPARWRVDLQCLRKIFGTHRVRLATEQEIKELFPDCELGAMPPLGTLYGLPVYVDRSLTGDEQFIFEGGTHSEAIRMRYWDFAALVFPVVAEFHREPMATC from the coding sequence ATGCCCATTCCACGGACCGTCAAAACCCGTCTTGACCGAGAACACGTGCATTACGATGTTCTACCTCATCCTCAAGCCTTCCGTGCCGCTGTCGTCGCTCAAACACTCCACGTGCCCGAGCAGCAGATGGCCAAGGTCGTGATTGTGAAGGTGAAAACGCAATTCGTGACGACGGTGCTGCCGGCGAGGTGGCGAGTGGATCTTCAATGTCTTCGCAAGATTTTCGGGACCCACCGCGTGCGACTGGCGACTGAACAGGAGATCAAAGAACTTTTCCCAGACTGCGAGCTGGGTGCGATGCCGCCCCTCGGGACGCTCTATGGGCTTCCCGTGTATGTTGATCGGTCGCTCACCGGGGATGAACAGTTCATTTTTGAAGGCGGCACCCATTCGGAAGCAATTCGCATGCGCTACTGGGATTTTGCCGCATTGGTGTTTCCGGTGGTGGCAGAGTTCCACCGCGAGCCGATGGCGACGTGTTGA
- a CDS encoding putative soluble pyridine nucleotide transhydrogenase: protein MRSYDIVVIGSGPAGQKAAVQAAKLSKRVALIEKAPHLGGTSLNTGTLPSKTLKDTIEYLQGLGRRGLPQLGAELTRRLTLPDLMARKDQVIETEVGVVSHQLQRNKIEILQGTASFVDSHTLSITQLGGTVDRVRASIIVLATGSRPRRPSEIPFDDVIVCDSDSFLRTTKHPTSIIVVGGGVIGAEYASMLAAFGITVTLVDRRNQMLRFLDHEIAQALDAQMQENGVTIKLGQEHLGVVIDGSGRPMVRLSNCETVTADMLLYTMGRIGNTEALNLSAIGLATDRQGQLPVNAHYQTAIPHIYAAGDVIGFPALAATAMEQGRLATCHAFQIPDAHEIKVIPYGIYSIPEVSMVGKTEEELITAGVPHGTGRAQFREMARGHISGELHGLLKVIFHRDTHALLGVHIIGQGATELIHIGQAVLAYGGTVEYFVHNVFNYPTMAECYRTAALDGINRLHLHCQAA, encoded by the coding sequence ATGCGATCTTATGACATTGTGGTGATCGGCAGCGGACCAGCCGGCCAGAAAGCAGCGGTGCAAGCTGCGAAACTATCTAAACGAGTGGCCCTCATCGAAAAGGCACCGCACTTGGGTGGGACCTCGCTCAACACCGGCACATTGCCCAGCAAGACCCTCAAAGACACCATCGAATACCTTCAAGGATTGGGGCGCCGTGGATTGCCTCAGCTGGGGGCGGAACTCACGAGACGCCTGACGCTTCCTGATTTGATGGCGCGCAAAGACCAGGTCATCGAAACCGAAGTCGGTGTGGTCAGCCACCAATTACAGCGCAACAAGATCGAGATTCTCCAGGGTACCGCGAGCTTTGTCGATTCTCATACGTTGAGTATCACGCAACTGGGTGGAACGGTCGATCGCGTCCGCGCCTCGATCATCGTCCTCGCGACAGGGTCACGACCACGCCGCCCCTCGGAAATACCATTCGACGATGTGATCGTCTGCGACTCCGACTCATTTCTGCGTACGACCAAGCATCCTACCAGCATCATCGTCGTCGGAGGCGGTGTCATCGGAGCTGAATATGCGTCGATGCTGGCCGCATTCGGGATCACAGTCACTCTCGTTGATCGGCGCAATCAGATGTTGCGCTTTCTCGATCATGAGATCGCACAGGCGCTCGATGCCCAGATGCAGGAGAACGGTGTCACGATCAAACTCGGGCAAGAACACCTGGGTGTTGTTATCGATGGATCGGGGCGCCCTATGGTCCGACTTTCTAATTGCGAAACGGTGACGGCCGACATGTTGCTATACACCATGGGGCGAATCGGCAATACGGAAGCATTGAATCTCTCCGCCATCGGCCTGGCCACCGATCGACAAGGACAGCTCCCCGTCAACGCCCATTACCAAACGGCGATCCCCCACATCTATGCTGCAGGCGATGTCATCGGTTTCCCAGCACTTGCCGCAACCGCGATGGAACAAGGGCGCCTCGCCACCTGCCATGCCTTTCAGATTCCAGATGCGCATGAGATCAAAGTGATTCCCTACGGCATCTACAGCATTCCCGAGGTCTCAATGGTCGGAAAGACCGAAGAGGAGCTCATAACCGCCGGCGTCCCGCACGGCACCGGAAGGGCTCAGTTCCGAGAAATGGCGCGAGGCCACATCAGCGGCGAGCTCCACGGTCTATTAAAGGTGATCTTTCATCGCGACACCCATGCACTCCTCGGCGTTCATATTATCGGCCAGGGAGCCACTGAATTGATTCATATCGGCCAAGCGGTCTTGGCGTATGGAGGAACGGTGGAGTATTTCGTCCACAACGTCTTCAATTACCCCACGATGGCGGAGTGCTACCGAACAGCAGCTCTCGACGGAATAAATCGACTACACCTCCATTGCCAAGCAGCGTAG